In Kwoniella pini CBS 10737 chromosome 5, complete sequence, the following are encoded in one genomic region:
- a CDS encoding 60S ribosomal protein eL30, which yields MAPVKKSKSAKASESINTRLQLVVKSGKFTLGYKQALKQLRSGKSKLILISKNCPPIRKSELEYYAMLSKTNVHHYDGSNVDLGTAAGKMYRVGVMSIQDAGDSDLLQVETA from the exons ATGGCCCCCGTCAAGAAATCCAAATCCGCCAAAGCTTCCGAATCTATCAACACTAGATTACAACTTGTTGTCAAGTCCGGAAAG TTCACTCTCGGTTACAAGCAAGCTCTTAAGCAATTGAGATCCGGAAAAT CCAAGCTCATCTTGATCTCCAAGAACTGTCCTCCCATCAGAAAATCCGAACTTGAGTACTACGCTATGTT GTCCAAGACCAACGTCCACCACTACGATGGTTCTAACGTTGACCTCGGTACCGCCGCCGGTAAAATGTACAGAGTCGGTGTGATGTCCATCCAAGACGCTGGGGACTCTGACCTT CTCCAAGTTGAGACCGCTTAA